From one Anaerococcus prevotii DSM 20548 genomic stretch:
- the ahpF gene encoding alkyl hydroperoxide reductase subunit F, translating to MLDQNLKNQLAQYLDLLKTEVVIGLSVDDGENSKKLKGFIDDVASLSDKIKVEEKKLKYTPSFELKGDFDHGEIVFAGLPLGHEFASFALALLQVGGVSPKLDDKSKARIEALDGKMDFETIVSLSCHNCPDVVQAFNIMAILNPNINHTMIEGGMFKDLAESRDVLAVPAIFKDGDFFEGGKQSMDKILDLLGSVKDTSHFENKDIFDVLIVGGGPAAATSAIYAARKGLRTGLVASEFGGQVNETLAIENIPGFKYTEGPDFMNQMKDQVQALGVDIMTGALAKAIKRNDKDKLIEMSLDNDISLQAKTAILATGARWRLIGIPGETEFRNKGVAYCTHCDGPLFKDKPVAVIGGGNSGVEAAIDLANLAKKVTVIEFLPELKADKILQDKLKSLGNVEIITNAQTTGLYGDGKVQSLKFTDRSSGEEKEIAIDGCFIQVGLVPNTEWLTESEVQLNKHGEIITDKNGASNVEGIFAAGDATETAFKQIVIAAGSGATAALGAFNYLMVN from the coding sequence AAAGAACCAGCTAGCCCAATATCTTGACTTATTAAAAACAGAAGTCGTTATTGGGCTTTCTGTTGATGATGGTGAAAATTCCAAGAAGCTTAAAGGCTTTATTGATGACGTAGCAAGCCTATCCGATAAAATTAAAGTTGAGGAAAAAAAGCTTAAATATACTCCTTCTTTCGAGCTAAAAGGAGACTTCGACCATGGAGAAATTGTCTTTGCGGGCCTTCCTCTAGGCCATGAATTCGCCTCCTTTGCCCTCGCCCTCCTTCAAGTGGGAGGAGTTAGCCCTAAACTTGATGATAAAAGTAAGGCTAGGATAGAAGCCCTTGATGGTAAGATGGATTTTGAAACTATAGTTTCTCTTTCCTGCCACAATTGCCCAGATGTGGTTCAAGCCTTCAATATAATGGCGATTCTAAATCCAAATATTAACCACACCATGATTGAGGGCGGTATGTTTAAGGACTTGGCAGAAAGTCGTGACGTCCTCGCCGTTCCTGCTATCTTTAAGGATGGAGACTTCTTTGAAGGCGGCAAGCAATCTATGGACAAGATCTTAGATCTTTTAGGAAGTGTTAAAGATACAAGTCACTTTGAAAATAAGGATATCTTCGATGTTCTCATAGTCGGAGGTGGTCCTGCCGCTGCAACTTCTGCAATTTATGCAGCAAGAAAGGGGCTTAGGACAGGGCTTGTGGCGAGTGAATTTGGTGGTCAAGTCAACGAAACTCTCGCTATAGAAAATATTCCTGGCTTTAAATATACAGAAGGCCCTGACTTCATGAATCAGATGAAGGATCAAGTCCAAGCCCTTGGTGTAGATATCATGACAGGAGCTTTGGCAAAAGCTATAAAGAGGAATGATAAAGATAAATTAATTGAAATGAGCCTAGATAATGATATTTCCCTACAAGCAAAAACAGCTATCCTTGCGACAGGAGCTAGGTGGAGACTTATAGGAATTCCTGGGGAAACTGAGTTTAGAAACAAGGGAGTTGCCTATTGCACCCACTGTGATGGTCCCCTCTTTAAGGATAAGCCAGTAGCAGTAATTGGAGGCGGCAATTCCGGAGTGGAAGCTGCAATTGATCTTGCTAATCTTGCCAAAAAGGTTACAGTAATCGAATTTCTCCCAGAGCTTAAGGCTGACAAAATCCTCCAAGATAAGCTAAAAAGCCTAGGAAATGTAGAGATAATAACCAACGCCCAAACGACCGGCCTTTATGGAGATGGCAAGGTCCAGAGCCTAAAATTTACCGACAGGTCCTCTGGAGAAGAGAAGGAAATAGCAATCGACGGCTGCTTCATCCAAGTAGGCCTTGTTCCTAATACAGAATGGCTTACTGAAAGTGAAGTCCAGCTAAATAAACATGGCGAAATAATAACTGACAAGAATGGCGCAAGCAATGTCGAAGGAATTTTTGCAGCAGGAGATGCTACAGAAACTGCCTTC